The Corynebacterium confusum genome has a window encoding:
- a CDS encoding tRNA (adenine-N1)-methyltransferase, with translation MAYSGPFQYGDRVQLTDAKRRHYTIVLAEGGQFHSHKGIIEHSQIAGLDEGSVVTSSLGSDFLLFRHLMVDHVLSMPRGAAVIYPKDSAQILVEGDIFMGARVLEAGAGSGALSMTLLRAVGPEGRVFSYEVRDDHLEYAVDNVKEYFGETPEWWTPRLGDLADVQVEDLGGPVDRIILDMLEPWEHLEKVRDLLIPGGVFMTYVATVPQLMKVMEGIRELQCFTEPRAWESLVREWKVEGLATRPEHRMNAHTAFLIWTRRLADGVTPPRPQRRARR, from the coding sequence ATGGCCTATTCCGGCCCCTTCCAGTACGGCGATCGCGTCCAGCTCACCGATGCCAAGCGCCGGCACTACACCATCGTCCTAGCCGAGGGCGGCCAGTTCCACTCGCATAAGGGCATCATCGAGCACAGCCAGATCGCCGGCCTCGACGAAGGCTCGGTGGTCACCTCCAGCCTGGGCTCGGACTTCCTGCTCTTCCGCCACCTGATGGTGGACCACGTGCTGTCGATGCCCCGCGGCGCGGCCGTTATCTACCCTAAGGACTCGGCCCAGATCCTGGTCGAGGGCGATATTTTCATGGGCGCGCGCGTGCTCGAGGCCGGCGCCGGCTCGGGAGCGTTGTCGATGACCCTGTTGCGCGCGGTAGGCCCGGAGGGCCGGGTCTTTTCCTACGAGGTGCGCGACGACCACCTGGAATACGCTGTGGACAACGTCAAGGAATACTTCGGCGAGACGCCTGAGTGGTGGACCCCGCGCCTGGGGGACCTGGCCGACGTGCAGGTTGAAGACCTGGGCGGCCCGGTGGACCGGATCATCCTGGACATGCTGGAGCCCTGGGAGCACTTGGAAAAGGTCCGCGACTTGTTGATCCCGGGCGGGGTCTTCATGACGTATGTGGCTACCGTTCCGCAGCTGATGAAGGTGATGGAGGGCATTCGCGAGCTCCAGTGCTTTACCGAGCCGCGGGCCTGGGAGTCCCTGGTGCGCGAGTGGAAGGTCGAGGGCTTGGCCACCCGCCCAGAGCACCGCATGAACGCGCACACGGCCTTCCTCATCTGGACCCGTCGCCTGGCCGACGGGGTGACGCCGCCGCGCCCGCAGCGCCGCGCCCGCCGTTAG
- a CDS encoding M18 family aminopeptidase → MTSTPDFLDFIDASPSSYHAAANVERELVAAGFQRQREEDAWDVSPGGHVVVRGGAVMAYIVPPRLAEAAGEKLRGFRIVGSHTDSPGFTVKPEPDFQHAGWDQIGVEVYGGPILHSWFDRELTLAGQVTLRDQSTHLVNTGPILRIPNLAIHMVRKDEFTPDRQLHLQPVWQLSGQGKYASLGEYVAEQLGVQAADIAAFNLITAAAQPAGLFGPAEEFIAASRMDNLSSVHASLEAFKSAAQDYDGPDVLVMAAFDHEEVGSNSRYGAAGPILSDILQRTAVGLGVTGDDLFRVFAQSHCVSADAAHSVHPNYAQKHDPHHQPLIGHGPVTKINGKQRYASDSESITRWENACRRAGVPFQRFVANNDVPCGSTIGPITATRLGIETVDIGVPMLSMHSAREMVGVSDQAALSGALLEYLVG, encoded by the coding sequence ATGACTAGCACGCCGGATTTCCTCGACTTCATTGACGCTTCCCCGAGTTCCTACCACGCCGCGGCCAACGTGGAGCGCGAGCTGGTGGCAGCCGGTTTCCAACGCCAGCGCGAGGAGGACGCCTGGGACGTGAGCCCCGGCGGCCACGTGGTGGTCCGCGGGGGCGCCGTGATGGCCTATATCGTCCCGCCCCGGCTGGCCGAGGCCGCCGGCGAGAAGCTGCGGGGCTTTCGGATCGTGGGCTCCCACACGGACTCGCCCGGGTTTACCGTCAAGCCCGAGCCGGATTTCCAGCATGCCGGCTGGGATCAGATCGGGGTGGAAGTCTACGGCGGGCCGATCCTGCACTCCTGGTTCGACCGGGAGCTGACCCTGGCCGGCCAGGTGACCCTGCGGGATCAGAGCACCCACTTGGTCAACACCGGCCCCATCCTGCGAATCCCGAACCTGGCCATCCATATGGTGCGCAAGGACGAGTTCACCCCGGACCGCCAGCTGCACCTGCAGCCGGTCTGGCAGCTTAGCGGCCAGGGCAAATACGCCTCGCTGGGCGAGTACGTCGCTGAGCAGCTGGGCGTGCAGGCCGCCGACATCGCCGCGTTCAACCTGATTACCGCCGCCGCGCAGCCGGCCGGACTGTTCGGCCCAGCCGAGGAGTTCATCGCCGCAAGCCGGATGGATAACTTGAGCTCCGTGCACGCCAGCCTGGAGGCCTTCAAGTCTGCGGCCCAGGACTACGACGGCCCAGACGTGTTGGTGATGGCCGCCTTCGACCATGAGGAGGTCGGCTCCAACTCGCGCTACGGCGCGGCCGGCCCCATCCTGTCCGATATCCTGCAGCGCACTGCCGTCGGCCTAGGTGTCACCGGCGACGATCTCTTCCGCGTCTTCGCCCAGTCACACTGCGTGTCGGCGGATGCGGCGCACTCGGTGCACCCCAACTACGCGCAAAAGCACGATCCGCACCACCAGCCGCTCATCGGCCACGGCCCGGTGACCAAGATCAACGGCAAGCAGCGCTACGCCTCCGACTCCGAATCCATCACCCGCTGGGAAAACGCCTGCCGGCGCGCGGGCGTGCCCTTCCAGCGCTTCGTTGCCAACAACGACGTGCCCTGCGGCAGCACCATCGGGCCGATTACGGCCACTCGCTTAGGAATCGAGACCGTGGACATCGGCGTGCCCATGCTGTCTATGCACTCGGCGCGCGAGATGGTCGGCGTTTCTGACCAAGCGGCCCTGTCCGGCGCCCTGCTGGAATACCTGGTCGGCTAA
- a CDS encoding RecB family exonuclease, whose amino-acid sequence MTESSQPANPAQPRKPRPLALSPSRASDYQQCPLLYRFRAIDRLPEPKTLAQVKGTLVHSVLEEMHELPRQERTYPAAVKMIKPAWEKMRAGDAELDELVPKDQTLDFFVQARALVKGYFEMENPQGFDCQEVEMYVNTVLPNGVPVRGFIDRVDVAPTGEVRVVDYKTGKKPASRFSHSAQFQMRFYALVYWRLLGTIPTQLRLMYLKVIDSMFLNPSREELEYFERDLGELWARIEGDGKAGTFHPKTSKLCGWCSFQDLCPAFGGTPPAYPGWPGSAADAAPTS is encoded by the coding sequence ATGACTGAATCTTCCCAGCCCGCTAACCCGGCCCAGCCGCGCAAGCCGCGGCCCCTGGCGCTATCGCCCTCCCGCGCCTCTGACTACCAGCAGTGCCCTCTCCTCTACCGTTTCCGCGCGATCGACCGCCTCCCAGAGCCCAAAACCTTGGCGCAGGTCAAGGGCACCCTGGTCCACTCCGTCTTGGAGGAGATGCACGAGCTTCCGCGCCAAGAGCGCACCTATCCGGCCGCGGTGAAAATGATCAAGCCGGCCTGGGAGAAAATGCGCGCCGGGGACGCCGAGCTGGACGAGCTGGTGCCCAAAGATCAGACCCTCGATTTCTTCGTCCAAGCCCGCGCGCTGGTCAAGGGCTATTTCGAGATGGAAAACCCGCAGGGCTTCGACTGCCAAGAAGTCGAGATGTACGTCAACACGGTCCTACCCAACGGCGTGCCCGTGCGCGGGTTCATCGACCGCGTCGACGTCGCCCCGACCGGTGAGGTCCGCGTGGTCGACTACAAGACCGGCAAGAAGCCGGCGTCCAGGTTCAGCCACTCGGCGCAGTTCCAGATGCGCTTCTACGCACTGGTCTACTGGCGCCTGCTGGGCACCATCCCCACCCAGCTGCGCCTGATGTACCTCAAGGTCATTGACTCGATGTTCTTGAACCCCAGCCGCGAGGAACTCGAGTACTTCGAGCGCGATCTCGGCGAGTTATGGGCGCGCATCGAGGGCGACGGCAAGGCCGGCACCTTCCACCCGAAGACCTCGAAGCTGTGCGGCTGGTGTTCCTTCCAGGACCTGTGCCCCGCCTTCGGCGGGACTCCCCCGGCCTACCCGGGCTGGCCCGGCTCCGCGGCCGATGCCGCCCCCACCAGCTAG
- a CDS encoding formate--tetrahydrofolate ligase — translation MTTQPSDVEIAQSHQLQPIADIAEKAGLPADALIPYGTTKAKVDITKLDHSREHGKLVLVTGVSPTPAGEGKSTVLIGLTDAIAKLGKKAIVALREPSQGPVMGIKGGAAGGGYSQIVPMEDINLHFTGDLHAIAAATNTLAAIIDNHIHQGNQLNIDPRRVTWQRCLDVNDRALRGVVTGLGGPAHGVPAETGFTITAASEIMAILGLATSLEDLKKRLGDITVGYTYDQAPVTARDLEAEGALTALMRDALNPNLVQTLGGTPAFVHGGPFANIAHGCNTLLATQTALEYGEVVLSEAGFGADLGGEKFVDIKSRFGELNVDAAVVVATIRSQKYNGGVAKDKLANENVEALEKGLVNLQRHVENVGKFGVTPVVALNLFPSDTQAERDFMRDWAEKVGVQLAEVEVFTKGGDGALELGQIVLDNLGGNSAPLYDPAEGIEASIEKIATEIYRADKVEYGSKALKDLKYLKDNGWDTLPVVISKTQYSFSDDAQALGAPEGHTLHVRELLPRTGAGFVVALTGNVMTMPGLPKKPAANNIDVDADGLISGLF, via the coding sequence ATGACTACTCAGCCATCCGATGTTGAAATCGCTCAGTCCCACCAGTTGCAGCCAATCGCCGATATCGCTGAGAAAGCCGGCCTGCCGGCCGACGCCCTCATCCCGTACGGCACCACCAAGGCCAAGGTGGATATCACCAAGCTGGACCACTCCCGCGAGCACGGCAAGCTCGTACTGGTTACCGGCGTGTCGCCGACGCCGGCCGGGGAGGGCAAGTCCACCGTCCTGATCGGCCTCACCGACGCCATCGCGAAGCTGGGCAAGAAGGCCATCGTGGCTCTGCGCGAGCCCTCCCAGGGCCCGGTCATGGGCATCAAGGGCGGCGCCGCAGGCGGCGGCTACTCCCAGATCGTCCCCATGGAGGACATCAACCTGCACTTCACCGGCGACCTGCATGCCATCGCCGCGGCGACCAACACGCTGGCCGCCATCATCGACAACCACATCCACCAGGGCAACCAGCTGAATATCGACCCGCGGCGGGTGACCTGGCAGCGCTGCCTAGACGTAAACGACCGCGCCCTGCGCGGCGTCGTCACCGGCCTGGGCGGTCCGGCCCACGGCGTGCCGGCGGAGACCGGGTTCACCATCACGGCTGCCTCCGAGATCATGGCGATCCTTGGCCTGGCCACCAGCCTGGAGGATCTCAAGAAGCGCTTGGGCGACATCACCGTGGGCTACACCTACGACCAGGCTCCGGTCACCGCCCGGGACCTGGAGGCCGAGGGTGCCCTGACCGCCCTGATGCGCGATGCCCTCAACCCGAACCTGGTCCAGACCCTCGGCGGGACCCCCGCGTTCGTGCACGGCGGCCCGTTCGCCAACATCGCGCACGGCTGCAACACCCTGCTGGCTACGCAGACCGCCCTGGAATACGGCGAGGTCGTGCTCAGCGAGGCCGGCTTCGGCGCCGACCTGGGCGGCGAGAAGTTCGTGGACATCAAGTCCCGCTTTGGCGAGCTGAACGTGGACGCCGCCGTGGTGGTGGCCACCATCCGTTCCCAGAAGTACAACGGCGGCGTGGCTAAGGACAAGCTGGCCAACGAAAATGTTGAGGCCCTCGAAAAGGGCTTGGTGAACCTGCAGCGCCACGTCGAAAACGTGGGCAAGTTCGGCGTCACCCCGGTGGTCGCGCTCAACCTTTTCCCGTCGGATACCCAGGCCGAGCGGGACTTCATGCGCGACTGGGCCGAGAAGGTCGGCGTGCAGCTGGCCGAGGTCGAGGTCTTCACCAAGGGCGGCGACGGCGCCCTCGAGCTGGGCCAGATCGTCCTAGACAACCTGGGCGGCAACTCCGCGCCGTTGTACGACCCGGCGGAGGGTATCGAGGCCTCCATCGAGAAGATCGCCACGGAGATCTACCGTGCGGACAAGGTCGAGTACGGCTCCAAGGCGTTGAAGGACCTGAAGTACCTGAAGGACAACGGCTGGGACACGCTCCCGGTGGTCATCTCTAAGACCCAGTACTCCTTCTCGGACGATGCCCAGGCCCTTGGCGCCCCGGAAGGACACACGCTGCACGTGCGCGAGCTGCTGCCGCGTACGGGCGCGGGCTTCGTGGTCGCGCTGACCGGCAACGTGATGACCATGCCGGGCCTGCCGAAGAAGCCGGCGGCCAACAACATCGACGTCGACGCCGACGGCCTCATCTCCGGTCTGTTCTAG